A region of the Salvia splendens isolate huo1 chromosome 11, SspV2, whole genome shotgun sequence genome:
GCTTGTTGAGTAATTTGATGTAAATACTAAATCTTGAGCTATATGGTTCAATACTTCAATGCAGAAATTCTTAAGTTTGTGGAGATGAAGGTGAGTGTGAGATGCCATCTGGGTTGAAATTGAAGGTCCGTCAACGGCCTAAAAGCTCATAGAATCGAGAGAGTTAGGAAGCTAAATTGatgtgtgtgtggtgtgtgtgTCACATGTTGCTGTTGCAGAAATGGAGGTAATTTCCGTTCATATGCTCAAGTGAATTTCAATTCTTGAGACACTATTGAACATAGTAATTTAGTGTGTTCATAATTACTCTATATAAGTTCTTCATATGTCTCGTTTGTCCGAAACGTGAGCTATATTATGCGTTTCTGACATATTTGATGGTGTATTGTTTTTGGCTGAACAACATGGTAAATCTAGCTCTTTGATGGCTGAGGGTATATTCATTGCTACCTCTCTTTAAGTTGTGTTCTTCTTTCATTATTCTGTTCATTTCATAATCATATTCCTATTTAGTTCTAATcttatcatttcaaataaataaagattgCCTTCCATGATTTGCTTCTGTCAACTTAGCAAAAGTAACATCCATAGTTTTTTATATCTGATGGAACAGAGGTTCCCAAGATAGGAGGGTGAATTTGCAATACTAATGTTGACATATATGGATTTAGCTCATGctttagaaaaaaaatgcacATTTGAGTGATTGAAAATATACATTAGCAGTAGTACAAATCATAAATACCATCAACCAAATTCATGAAATGAACTACCAAAACCTACACTAAAGTTTACATTAGTGGTAGTAGAATCAAGCTTCACCAAAGTTTACATAATTGGGCAGTGCCCCAACCAAAACGAGCACACTGACTGGACCAAAATACATCACCAATAACCGGTCAATATTCTATTCAGCCACAATGGGCACTGCCCTCTCCCAAACCAACCAAAATATGAACAAAAAACAGTCAAGTTATAAAACAATTGTATTGAGGCAGTAAGACAATTGTTTGAATTGACAGGAAGACAACACGACATCTCATTTCTTCTTCAAAGTCGATGCACTGGCTAGGTTGTCACCCACCACCGAAGCTGAGGCCGGATCCGCAAACATGTCAGCTATGGCACTTGGACAGCTTGTCCTGTTGTGACCGGGTTGGCAACACAATGCGCATTTTTGTTGTTCTTCTAATCGCTTGTGCTTCTTCCCTGCTTATATAAACAACAATTAGACAATGGAATATAGGGTGCCAAATCTAATTCAAGGTTGGGACCTAGGCTGCTTCGTAGAATTATAATCCAAATAATACACTCATACAAAAAGACTACTTGTCGTAGGTTTGGAGCCGATGCATCCTGCTACTGGCTCATGCGTCGGACAGCTTCTTTTGTTGTGGCCGACGACACCACAAAGTCGACATTTATAGTCTGACATTAACCCTTTTTCGGGACATAGTCATGCATCCCTGACATGACAAACCATACACACACACCCAATAAATTTGAGTTCACTATCCCACCACAATCCacattcccaaaaaaaatattcatactCATGCAACTATATAAAGCCTCAGAATCTCAAATCCAATTTTCCCCCAAACTATTCATACTCAAAAATCTATGTAAAGCCCTAGAATTCAAAATCCAAAATTTCCCCCAACAACTGAAACCCTAATCACTTTAAAACTGAAACAACCCTAATCATCTATATAAAATgagatagtactccctccgtcccgctttagcagtcccagtTACTTTTGAGcattcgttttgtaaaaatgataataaatagataaagtgaataaattatccgagttgaaatgttcaagatgtaaaaattcaaaagattcTAGGACCAAAATCTGGGTATATGTTTAGGACTAATTTTGACATTTATTCATAAATAAATGCTAAATTAAAAAATCgaataaaggaaaaaagaaacaaaagcaAAATTAGATCGGCGGGTCGAATCGGGTCATATTCGGATGCCACGCTAAAGCTACCCGCAGCAAAACGCGTCGCGGACGCCACTTCATTCCCCAAACCCAATTTCACAATTCTCTGGGTTCCGTTCTTCTTCTCTCCAGCAATACACTGATTCATCCTCAATCTCTCCAATTCAACAGCTTTTGCTGCTTCAGCAGGTACGCCTTCTCATTACGCATATTGTCCCGCCTCTAATTCGTGGTCTTGGTGTAATCCGACGGAATAAATTCATCAATTTGTAGAGATTTAGGTGATGTGTGTGAGAATTAGGGTTTCATTGAAAAGTCCGTATTAGGTTTAGAGGTCTCTGGCTGCAATGAGGAGCCGTTCGCATCGGCTTCCGATTGCGGAGCCCCGCCACGACGACTGGGTGGACGGGTCATGGACGGTGGACTGCGTCTGCGGCGTGACTTTCGACGACGGCGAGGAGATGGTTGATTGCGATGAGTGCGGGGTGTGGGTGCACACGCGCTGCTCGCGCTACGTCAAGAGCGAGAAATCGTTTGCCTGTGACAAGTGCAAGAGCAAGAGCAGCGGCGGAGGTGGCAGCAGCGGGGTTAGGAATGAGAGCGAGGAGACAGAGGTAGCGGAGTTTTTAGTTGAGTTACCGACCAAGACGCTGAGTATGGAAAATCCGAATCCACCAGCGGTAGCATCGGGTAGGCCTTTTAGGCTTTGGGCTGATATTCCCATGGAAGAGAGGGTTCACGTGCAAGGGGTGCCCGGTGGGGAACCTGCTTTATTTTCTGGGATTGGTATGTCTTCAGTTTTTGGACCTCAGTTGTGGAAGTCTACTGGTTATGTTCCTAAGAAGTTTAACCTTAGGTATACTGAGTTTCCTCTCTTGGGTCAGGGAAAGGTTGATGAGAAGGAATACGAAGAGATGGATACGACAAATGGTGAAAAGAATGCCAACAAATCTGATAATGGTGCTCGGGTTTTATTCTCTTTGTTGAAGAAACACGACGGTACTTCGCCTGCCCCAGTGGTAGATTCTGTTAGCGTAAAAGGGGGGATTGTTGACAGGGGTGTGTGTCAGGAAACAGAGGCACCTAGACAGAAGAAGAAGTTAGCTGGTGACAAACCACATTCTGCCCCTGAGTTGAGCATAAAGAAGAAAAATTCGGTGACCGTTATATTGCATTCTGGAAAGCGCAAAAAAGAGGAACTGAGAACAAAGGAtcaaaatgtaaagaaaaaggTTAGGGCTACTGATAAAGAGGGTGATTTTAAAAAGCAGAATGTTCATGGCTCGAAAGCAGGTGAGTTGATGTATATTTTCAAATCTAGCTTTGTTTTCTTTGAACTGTCTATATGTTATTGTGTTTGAGGCGAGTTTATCATTTTCTCTAGATGAATGGTCGAATGAAGTTTAGTTAGTGGTAGTTGTTTATTGTGATACATATGATTTATTTTTTCCATCTATACTATTAGCTTCAACATTCTCAAGAGATGGAAAACATCTTGAGTTTTCTCAAGGCAGAAGCTGCAAGGCTGTCAGTGATGATCTTCAATGTGGCAAAGATCTTGGCGATCAACCATTGGATCGTCTTGGTGAATGTGCTACCAACTTAGCATCAAATGAGCATGGTCTAGAGGCCACCCCTAAAAATGATGTTTCAAGGGGTGAAATGTTACGGGTTGGCTATAAAGGGGCTCAAGTTCCTCTGGAATCAGAGAATGTCTCCAAGATGTGTAACGGTGTGGAATCTTTAACTGAAGTGAATGGTCCCAGGAGCTTAATTGTAAATGAAGAGGTTTGTATATTCATTGCCTTTAATTCTTTATATACTATCAACTATTTGTACAATTGTACTTGCAATGCAGTGCTGCTATTGTGCTGATTTATCTGCACAAAGTTCTTGTCTAGCATATTTAAAATATGGATTTAGGTATTCTAGGCTTTTTTAGAGAATGGTGTCTCATTTGTATGTATAGCTTTGGTTGGTTTGCATACCTGTTGTTGCTATGTACCATAAGTCCAACTTGTTTAGTTGTAGGtttaaattatgtttaattATTTTCAGTTTCATCCATGCTATACAACATTTTCAATGTCTCCTATAAGCTGTTATATAAGCTATTATCTTAGCTTCTACTCATTCTCCTTGGGGCAAAGTTTATCAAggtctccccttgaaaattTTGCTTGTAAATAGGACTTTCTGTCTGAAAACTTAAACCTTAAATTAGATCAAAGTAAGGTATGTTAGGAATGTTAACATATTTAGACAAGTAAAAACAGTAAAGGAAAAACATGCCTGTCGGAGGCATTGATCTTTTAGATGTCAGATAGGAAAAGCAGAGGTAGTAGAAATTGTGCCTCTAATTTGTAGCCATCATGTTGCATAATTCATTTTTGCTTGATGGCTAAATTATGCAATTGCTTTTCTTATGAGTAGTGTTTCTAAATTGTTTTATTCGCAATGCATGTGTCGTTGTCTTCATGTTGCGGATTATGGATAACAAGATATAAAGCTGTTGAGTAAAATATTTCATAATGCATACATGGAGTGTGTGTTTTGAGCTTTTGACCATCAATATTGATTAGTTCCCAGTAGAGCATTTAACTATAGCTACTTTAGTGTGCTTCAACATGTTGAGAGGATAATTACTTAGCAGCATgcgaattttaatttattaattaagttaCTGGTGATACACGTCAGAGATGTCAAGCTGGTACTGGAAGTGTAGGAACTGGCTCATCTGGAAAGGAGCCTGTTGTTGCACATGTTAGAATTGCTGCTGCAGATGCTAAAGAAAGTGAACACGGTCAAGATTTAGACATTGACGAGGCCAACTCACAGCCAATTAAGAAACTGAAAATTGAGTCAGATGCCGATGATCACAGGGACCAGTTGGTTGAGTCTCTACATTTGAATTACGTAAAATTAGATGCGGCCGCCGAAGCCTCAACTCAATCTCCTGGATTGTCTGTTAATGTTGTTACCGGGGAAGGAAAAGTGGTTGGGATGTCTACTGTAAACACAGAAGCAACTGAAGCTAAGGTCCTTGAAGCTAGCAGGAGCCATATCGTTGGCCGTTCTAAAACGAATAAACCTGATGGCTCAGCTGAAGGTACCCTTCATCCCAAGAGAGAACATTCAGGATCAGAAGGTTCTATTGGAGCAAGAAAAAGGTCATCAGGGCTTAAACCGAGCTCGGAAGTGGCTGATGAATTACTCAAATCAAATGGCACATCGAGAAGTCATTCAACAGCTTCATATCAGCGTAAAGCAGGAGTTTCTGTATTGAGATCCACTTCTTCCGGTATCGTGTCCAAATCATCTGAAAATTACATGGCCTTAACTGCTCAAAATTCCTCTGTTCATATCAGACATGAGTTGTCTGATAGCAGTCAGGGAACTATGAAAGACAATGCTTCAGCTGATAAAGTTGAGCATGTAGAAAAATGTGGGAGGCCAAAGAAATTACTTAAAGAACCTTCAAGATCAGGCCCTCTGGCAAAAATATCAGAGACCAAGAAAATGTCCAACTCATTTGATTCAAAAAAGGCATCAGATTTGAAGGATCACAGTCTTCATTCTTCTTCTAAAGTACCATTGGGCTCAAATGTTGCATCCAGTCATGTTGCTGGTGAGTGTGCTAGTCTGCCATCAGTGGAGGGTGCATCCAATAAAGCGGTAGCTTCAGCTGTTTCTGGAAAAGGTGAAAAGTCTTATCAGACAGGTTGTAACCCGCCATCTAAAGGACATGTAATTTCAATGACCTCTTCAGCATCATCAAATATTCCCGCTACCTTGAGTGATGAAGAGGTATAAAGCAATTATCGAATTTTATGTTTGTATTTTACATATTCTTTCTCATCTAACCTTTTTGTGGTATGTCACATTCAGCTTGCTTTACTTTTACATCAAGAACTGAATAGTTCTCCAAGAGTTCCTCGGGTGCCACGCATGCGTCATGCTGGAAGTTTACCTCAGTTAACAGGTCCAAATGCTACTAGTGTACTGATGAAGAGAACTTCTAGTGGTGGAAAAGATCAGGGCATGGTATGCCCATCTTAATTTGTCCATTGAGTTGCTTTTCAGTATTTTTATCTGACTATGAAATCAAGGTTATGACTCATCTTTAATGAATTGAAGGCTTCTAGGAGGAGGACCAAGGACTTTTCTGGAGATGGATCGCACGCTCCTCTGGAAGCTGTCAACGAAGTTAAAAAGTTGGAGAGAAAACCTACTTCGCAGGATAACAGGAGGCATAATTCCAGTTACAGTGTAGATCAGCTTTCAAGAAAAGAAGTAGATGGTGCTCTAGTGAAAAGTGTGCCATCAATGAAGAAGACAAACGCGAACAGCTCCATGTCATCATCAGTGGATGCTAATGGCCACAATGTATCTAATCGCCCATCATCAAGGAGTGCTGCTGATGATGATCGGCAGATGGTTAGTCGTCAGACAAATCGTACTTTGCCTGGTTTGTGCTCTTTCCAGCTTAAAATTCGACTTGTATATTGTGTTTCTGATACAGATTGCTAAAAGCATGGTTTATCATTATTTGGGATTGAATTTTGTAGGTTTGATTGCTGAGATTATGAGTGAAGGAAAACGCATGACTTACGAAGAACTGTGTAATGCTGTTCTGCCGGTATGCCACTTTACTTAATCTATGGTTTAtcattactctctctctctctcgctcgctTGTGGATTATACAATTGAGTGGCGTAGTCTTTCAATTGACTGGTAaaattttatcttcattttttttccacttaaaaaatattttaatgctTATTCCCAGCATTGGCCTCACCTAAGGAAACATAATGGAGAGCGCTATGCATATTCAAGCCACTCACAGGCCGTACTTGATTGTTTGAGGAACCGAAGTGAATGGGCTCGTCTAGTTGACCGTGGGCCAAAGGTATTCTTGTGCAAACGCTTTTATCTATCTGCTCCTCACGTAGTTCCTTGTTATTACTCCTCAAGTAGTTCCTTGTTATTACTCCTCAAGTAGTTCCTTGTTATCTGCTCCTCACCGttccacaataggagtcacattttgtgtgggcacgagttttaagaaatgttaaaaaagtgggttgaataagttcGTGGACTAtgggtcccacttatatatattaattttattataaaatgtgagtggaataagttggtggaatatgaaTCTTATATCTCCAGCATCCATTTTTTTGATCTAAGGATTCATATCTCAGTTTTAATACcccttccgtcccacaatattgtcactcttttctatTTCGATCTGTCCAACAATAAttatcacacttcatttttaccataaatagtaagtaggttccacattccactaactcactccactcacattttattataaaaccaatataaaaaaatgggtcccatattctactaacttttccaaccaacttatcatttatggtaaaagtgaaatgtgactcttattgtgggatggagatAGTAATAAGTTTTAGACTATTGCACCAGTTTTTTCAGATACATAATTTTGATACTTAACACTGCTATGTGAATTTGTACAAATACATAATTTTGTAAGTATGTGGATTTGCACAAATACATAATTTTGATACATAACACTTCCTTATATGCCCCTTTTTAGCACAGTTCCATCTGGTGTAGATATTTTGTTTGCATGCGCACAGTCGAGCTTACTTGTAAGTGGATGTAGTAATGCATACAGTCATCTCTCTTGTTTATGTGGCTATAATGTTTTTAGAGAATTCTGGAGATTTTGAAGATTATATTATCTTTAAGCATTACTTCTACGTTGAAATGTGCATAACTGTGTTGTCTATATTTACGTACTTCCTATTTCAGACTAGTGTGAGTAGAAAGCGAGGCAAACTTGATACTGATTCCCTGAGCATGGAGTCCGAGGATAATGAAGATCAGATGGTAAAAACTTCAAAAGATGCTGGGAGTAAGAGTTTTGAATCTCACCAAGAAGACTTTCCCAAAGGAAAGCGGAAAGCCAGAAAACGCAGGCGACTTGCTTTGCAGGGAAGAGGTGTTGTCAGGAGGCGGCGTAGAGCTGGTGTTGTTAGTGATGATGAAAGTGaatcattttcttattctaGTGAAGATAGTATGTCCAGCGAAGAAGAAATACAGGGTGGTGGGACATCTGTAGTTGGCAGCGAGGTCTCAGCTAGTTCGGATGAGGGGCGGTAAGACTTGAGTGCGTGGATGATGCTTTTTGTGCCGTGCTGTAACTCAGTTTTTCAGAAACAAGGAGACTTATTTGAATGTGTAAGCTGTAACAATATTGTACATATAGGTTCATAGCATAAATTTTGTTATAAAGTTTAGGTTAATTCCTAGGGTAGGCTGTAAATTAGATTCTTGAATGTAGAATATCTTCTTCTACTTATAGATTTAGGGTGTTTTACTTGAGCTGATATTTTCTCTTTATTGAATAATAGCATTTGgcaaggaaaaagaaaaaagaaaaattaattttactcAGTGGTctcttctcaatctttctttatTGAAAAATGATCCTTGTCACCATGGAATACTATACTTCGTTTGTTGTGGCAAGCATGTTTATGATGGCTCTGTTGGAGGTTTCAACTTTTTATAGTGGTAAAACACCACACGGTAAAATTAGTTTGGCTTACCGAAATCTCAAGGTAAAAAATAGTTTGGCTAACTGAAACTAGTTAGATAAAATAAGAGGTCCAAGTGCACGATTCCTAGTTTAATTGTCACAATTAGTTCGGCATCTTTATAATCAttcatcaacatcaatttcattatttatctccttttttttcttgtcCTTTATTTTTGGACACGTCTTTTCTATCATAAATATTTTCAGCTTTCTAATGCAATCTTTAACATAGAATATGAAGTGATTTATGTGACGACAAATTTATGGATCTTACTTGTTTTGAGTAAGAATCGTGAATGACTTATGGTTTAGATCTTCGATTATTATGCTTCTACGGATTTTTTTTCTATActaataatgaatatatttgttGGCCTCTTAAAAATGTAGATTAATGGATACTATGCATCTGTTGATGGATACTACCTATGATTCCATAATTCTAGGAGTATACTTAGTAAAAGACAATTCTTGTTGCATTTGAATTGATTGAAGTATTCATAATTTGATTCCCTTAATATGTTAAGTGCAATGTTAAATACCTTGTGATTTCTTCAGTTTCTGtgttttaatttgttgcattTACCTTGTAGTTCTTTGCTACATTAGTACTCCCTTCCTCCGCTATTTTTTGTTACTAATTTCATTTTAGTTCGTTCATCAGTACTTATAATGATCTTTGGTTACGGACTccatatttcacaaattttatctcactaatattttcttataaacctataaaaatatattgata
Encoded here:
- the LOC121755548 gene encoding uncharacterized protein LOC121755548 isoform X1; translated protein: MRSRSHRLPIAEPRHDDWVDGSWTVDCVCGVTFDDGEEMVDCDECGVWVHTRCSRYVKSEKSFACDKCKSKSSGGGGSSGVRNESEETEVAEFLVELPTKTLSMENPNPPAVASGRPFRLWADIPMEERVHVQGVPGGEPALFSGIGMSSVFGPQLWKSTGYVPKKFNLRYTEFPLLGQGKVDEKEYEEMDTTNGEKNANKSDNGARVLFSLLKKHDGTSPAPVVDSVSVKGGIVDRGVCQETEAPRQKKKLAGDKPHSAPELSIKKKNSVTVILHSGKRKKEELRTKDQNVKKKVRATDKEGDFKKQNVHGSKAASTFSRDGKHLEFSQGRSCKAVSDDLQCGKDLGDQPLDRLGECATNLASNEHGLEATPKNDVSRGEMLRVGYKGAQVPLESENVSKMCNGVESLTEVNGPRSLIVNEERCQAGTGSVGTGSSGKEPVVAHVRIAAADAKESEHGQDLDIDEANSQPIKKLKIESDADDHRDQLVESLHLNYVKLDAAAEASTQSPGLSVNVVTGEGKVVGMSTVNTEATEAKVLEASRSHIVGRSKTNKPDGSAEGTLHPKREHSGSEGSIGARKRSSGLKPSSEVADELLKSNGTSRSHSTASYQRKAGVSVLRSTSSGIVSKSSENYMALTAQNSSVHIRHELSDSSQGTMKDNASADKVEHVEKCGRPKKLLKEPSRSGPLAKISETKKMSNSFDSKKASDLKDHSLHSSSKVPLGSNVASSHVAGECASLPSVEGASNKAVASAVSGKGEKSYQTGCNPPSKGHVISMTSSASSNIPATLSDEELALLLHQELNSSPRVPRVPRMRHAGSLPQLTGPNATSVLMKRTSSGGKDQGMASRRRTKDFSGDGSHAPLEAVNEVKKLERKPTSQDNRRHNSSYSVDQLSRKEVDGALVKSVPSMKKTNANSSMSSSVDANGHNVSNRPSSRSAADDDRQMVSRQTNRTLPGLIAEIMSEGKRMTYEELCNAVLPHWPHLRKHNGERYAYSSHSQAVLDCLRNRSEWARLVDRGPKTSVSRKRGKLDTDSLSMESEDNEDQMVKTSKDAGSKSFESHQEDFPKGKRKARKRRRLALQGRGVVRRRRRAGVVSDDESESFSYSSEDSMSSEEEIQGGGTSVVGSEVSASSDEGR
- the LOC121755548 gene encoding uncharacterized protein LOC121755548 isoform X2; amino-acid sequence: MDTTNGEKNANKSDNGARVLFSLLKKHDGTSPAPVVDSVSVKGGIVDRGVCQETEAPRQKKKLAGDKPHSAPELSIKKKNSVTVILHSGKRKKEELRTKDQNVKKKVRATDKEGDFKKQNVHGSKAASTFSRDGKHLEFSQGRSCKAVSDDLQCGKDLGDQPLDRLGECATNLASNEHGLEATPKNDVSRGEMLRVGYKGAQVPLESENVSKMCNGVESLTEVNGPRSLIVNEERCQAGTGSVGTGSSGKEPVVAHVRIAAADAKESEHGQDLDIDEANSQPIKKLKIESDADDHRDQLVESLHLNYVKLDAAAEASTQSPGLSVNVVTGEGKVVGMSTVNTEATEAKVLEASRSHIVGRSKTNKPDGSAEGTLHPKREHSGSEGSIGARKRSSGLKPSSEVADELLKSNGTSRSHSTASYQRKAGVSVLRSTSSGIVSKSSENYMALTAQNSSVHIRHELSDSSQGTMKDNASADKVEHVEKCGRPKKLLKEPSRSGPLAKISETKKMSNSFDSKKASDLKDHSLHSSSKVPLGSNVASSHVAGECASLPSVEGASNKAVASAVSGKGEKSYQTGCNPPSKGHVISMTSSASSNIPATLSDEELALLLHQELNSSPRVPRVPRMRHAGSLPQLTGPNATSVLMKRTSSGGKDQGMASRRRTKDFSGDGSHAPLEAVNEVKKLERKPTSQDNRRHNSSYSVDQLSRKEVDGALVKSVPSMKKTNANSSMSSSVDANGHNVSNRPSSRSAADDDRQMVSRQTNRTLPGLIAEIMSEGKRMTYEELCNAVLPHWPHLRKHNGERYAYSSHSQAVLDCLRNRSEWARLVDRGPKTSVSRKRGKLDTDSLSMESEDNEDQMVKTSKDAGSKSFESHQEDFPKGKRKARKRRRLALQGRGVVRRRRRAGVVSDDESESFSYSSEDSMSSEEEIQGGGTSVVGSEVSASSDEGR